A segment of the Halovivax limisalsi genome:
TGGCCCTGGAGGTGGCCTCGCTCGAGGACGCCGAGTCGTTCTACGAGTCCCTCGGCTTCGAGACGGTGGATCGAGGGGGGAACCGCCGTCGCGTTCGAATGGCCGGGCCGATGGCGCTCGAACTCTGGGAACCCCAGCTCGGAATCGCGGACGCCCGAGGCGGCGTCCACGTCGATCTGGGGTTCTCCGCAGCCGACCCGCGGGCTGCGGTCGACGCCGTGGCTGAACGGGCGTGTCGATGCGAGCAGACCCAAAACGGCTGGATCGTCGTCGACCCGGACGGCCACCACCTGACGATTCGGCCAGACTGAGGCCGAGACCGGAGTCCGCGACGGCCGGGCCGTCGTCTCCGAATCGGACCGACGGCCGACTTCTCGGGTCGCCGTCGAATCGGCGACCGACTATCGTCACTCCCCCAATCGGCTGTTGTCCACTTCGACGTCCGGCGGCGTGACGATCAGAAACCCGCGGAAGTGAACCAGGTTGCCGCCGAGCTCCGAAATTTCGCGAGCGAAGTCCGCGGCCAGTTCGTTGACGTCGCCCTCGACGTTCAGGACGAGGACGTTCCCGTCGGCGACGGTCTCGACGCGCTCCTCGCCCGGCGTCGACCCGTCGAGGACGTCGAGGACGATGCTCCCGTCGACGGCATCCTCCGACGCCTCGATGTGTTCTTCCATCGCCCGGAGATCCAAGTCGAAGTCGCTCATGGTCGCGAGATTGGCGGCGGCCGGCAAAAGCGTTCCCCACGGCTGACCGGGGTTGTAACCGATCGACGGGGATGTCGAACCCGACCCGCACCGACGCGGATCTACCCCGTGTAGGAGACGAGCGCGTCCGCGTCGCTGGCCAGGGAGACGGCGTCCGGGCCGAACGAGTCGGCGTGCCTGGTGAGGAGGACGAGCAGCGATTCCGGGCGGACCAGGCTGTAGCCGTCGGATCGGTCGAGGAGCCCCTGCGATTCGAGCTCGGCCGCGTACTTGCTCACCGTCGGCGCGGAGACCTCGAGGGCATCCGCGAGTTCGCTCGCGGCGGCGTCCGGCTCCCGGAGGAGGTGAATGATCATCCCGCGCGGGGTCTCGCGTCGCAGGTAGCCCAGCGCGCAGCGCTCGAACGCGTCGAATCGACCGGCCGGGACGAAGCGACTGTAATCGCCGTCCGCGAAGCGCTCGACGCGGCCGGCCTCCTCGAGCGTTCGAAGGTGGTGTTGGGTCTCGCCCGTCCCGAGCTGGAGGTCGTCGCGGATCTTCGAGAAGTGCGCGCCGGGCGTAGTCGCGAGGTAGCCCGCGATGGCGTCGCGGGCCTCGCTCTCGCCCGTCTCACCGGCGGCCGATCCGGCCGCACCGACGAGGGGCGCGCCGGCGCCGACGGTCGCAAAGCGCCGCAGCGTCGCCCGCTTGTCCTCGTCGACGCGGTCCTTCCCGGTCATCTGGCTCTACAGTACGCACACGGTCGAGGGTAAAACACGTTTCGTTCGATTTCGATTCGTCGAATGTAACCTCCGTCGAACTGACTAG
Coding sequences within it:
- a CDS encoding winged helix-turn-helix transcriptional regulator; its protein translation is MTGKDRVDEDKRATLRRFATVGAGAPLVGAAGSAAGETGESEARDAIAGYLATTPGAHFSKIRDDLQLGTGETQHHLRTLEEAGRVERFADGDYSRFVPAGRFDAFERCALGYLRRETPRGMIIHLLREPDAAASELADALEVSAPTVSKYAAELESQGLLDRSDGYSLVRPESLLVLLTRHADSFGPDAVSLASDADALVSYTG
- a CDS encoding DUF5779 family protein; this translates as MSDFDLDLRAMEEHIEASEDAVDGSIVLDVLDGSTPGEERVETVADGNVLVLNVEGDVNELAADFAREISELGGNLVHFRGFLIVTPPDVEVDNSRLGE